The proteins below come from a single Mya arenaria isolate MELC-2E11 chromosome 8, ASM2691426v1 genomic window:
- the LOC128244173 gene encoding HIV Tat-specific factor 1-like, which yields MLGEGVTRKKLGEGVPRKRLGEGVPRKRLGECVPRKRLGEGVPRKRLGECVPRKRLGEGVPRKKLEEGVPSRRGCTRKKLGEGVPRKRLDEVVTRKKLGEGFPRKRLEEVVTRKKLGEGVPRKRLDEVVTRKKRGEGVPRIRLRDGVHRKELGEGVPRKRLGEGVSRKRLGEGVPPRRGCTRKKLGEGVPRKRLDEVVTRKKLGEGFPHKRLDEVVTRKKLGEGFPRKRLDEVVTRKKRGEGVPRFRLRDGVHRKELGEGVRQKGLKDGVHRQRL from the exons ATGCTAGGAGAGGGTGTCACTCGTAAGAAGCTAGGAGAGGGTGTCCCTCGTAAGAGGCTAGGAGAGGGTGTCCCTCGTAAGAGGCTAGGAGAGTGTGTCCCTCGTAAGAGGCTAGGAGAGGGTGTCCCTCGTAAGAGGCTAGGAGAGTGTGTCCCTCGTAAGAGGCTTGGAGAGGGTGTCCCTCGTAAGAAGCTAGAAGAGGGTGTCCCTT CTAGGAGAGGGTGTACGCGTAAGAAGCTAGGAGAGGGTGTCCCTCGTAAGCGGCTAGACGAGGTAGTCACTCGTAAGAAGCTAGGAGAGGGTTTCCCTCGTAAGCGGCTAGAAGAGGTAGTCACTCGTAAGAAGCTAGGAGAGGGTGTCCCTCGTAAGCGGCTAGACGAGGTAGTCACTCGTAAGAAGCGTGGAGAGGGTGTCCCTCGTATTAGGCTAAGAGACGGTGTCCATCGTAAGGAGCTAGGAGAGGGTGTTCCTCGTAAGAGGCTAGGAGAGGGTGTCTCTCGTAAGAGGCTAGGAGAGGGTGTCCCTC CTAGGAGAGGGTGTACGCGTAAGAAGCTAGGAGAGGGTGTCCCTCGTAAGCGGCTAGACGAGGTAGTCACTCGTAAGAAGCTAGGAGAGGGTTTCCCTCATAAGCGGCTAGACGAGGTAGTCACGCGTAAGAAGCTAGGAGAGGGTTTCCCTCGTAAGCGGCTAGACGAGGTAGTCACTCGTAAGAAGCGTGGAGAGGGTGTCCCTCGTTTTAGGCTAAGAGACGGTGTCCATCGTAAGGAGCTAGGAGAGGGTGTCCGTCAGAAGGGGCTAAAAGACGGTGTTCATCGTCAGAGGCTATGA